In the Profundibacter amoris genome, AAAGCTGAACCGCAATGTGCGTCAAACGATGGTTAAGGGGGCCAGCCATTCTTTGGCTTACACTTACCCGAAAGATGTGATCAAAGCGATCCAGGAATTCCTGCGCGAAGTTTAGTTTATGTCCGAAACCCTGCAACAGATATACGCCCGATTGGTGGCCGAAGGTAAGCTGACGGCCGATCCGGCGCAACAAGCGGTATTGCCGGTATTGCAGGATATTCGCGACCATCTGGAAGCTGCCAAAACCCGCAAACGCGGCATATTGGGCGGGCTGTTCCACAAACCCGAAGAGGTGCCGCAGGGCCTGTATATGTGGGGCGGCGTCGGGCGCGGAAAATCCATGTTAATGGATTTGTTTGTCGATAATCTGGCCATCACCGAAAAGCGCCGCGTGCATTTCCATGCCTTCATGCAAGAGATCCACGAGGGTATGAACGCAGCCCGCAAAAGCGGGGTGGACGATGCGATTGCGCCGGTGGCCGAAGGGATTGCACAGCAAGTGCGCCTGCTGGCCTTTGACGAAATGCAAATCAGTGACATTGCCGATGCAATGATCGTCAGCCGTCTGTTCGAGGCATTGTTTGACGCGGGGGTTGTCGTGGTCACCACATCAAACCGTCCACCCGATGATCTGTACAGGGACGGGTTGAACCGGCAATTGTTCCTGCCCTTCATCGAGTTGATCAAACAGCAGATGGTGGTGCATGAACTGGCCAGCCCCACAGATTACCGGCAGGACAGGCTGGGCGGTGTGCGCAGCTACTTCGTGCTACATGGTCCCAAGGCACGCTCGGCGCTGGATACGGTGTGGAAAGAACTGACCGGCGGGCCCAAAGGCGAGCCTCTAACCCTGCGGGTAAAGGGGCGTGATGTGGTGTTGCCGCGGTTTCACAACGGGGTGGCGCGGGCGACATTTTTCGATCTGTGCGGTGCCCCGTTGGGTGCGGTGGATTATCTGGCGATATGCGAGGTGACGCGCGTGCTGTTGCTGGACGATATCCCGCTGTTGTCGCGTAGCAATTTCAACGAGGCGAAGCGGTTCGTCACCCTGATTGACACTTTATACGAAGCCCATGTGCGCCTGATTTGCACCGCCGCCGCTTTGCCGGAAATGCTCTATGTCGAAGGCGACGGCGCGTTCGAGTTCGAGCGCACCGCCAGTCGTTTGCGTGAAATGATGGGGGCCGAGTGGGCCGAAGGCTAGACTTGGTTTGAAGAACCGGAGGCCCTACGGGCCGCTTTTTTGATTTGCGCCCTGACGGGCGCGATGCCTCCGGCGGAGGTATTTGGGGCAAGAAGATGAGCTGATTTTAGCGCTTTTGAAAGAGGAAAGCCAATATGGAGACCAACCAAAAGACCGTTACTGCCCATAATGCGGGGTTTTTGCGCTGGAAAAGTGTTGCGATCCAGCTTCCGCAATCGGGGCCTATAACCACAAATACAAAGCAAAGAACTGAGATCAGAACGAATATAGATGTTTCGATGCCGGATATTTTTTGCCGGTAGCGAAAGACACGGATAGCAAGCGGGATAGCGTATAGAGCAAATACAACGGTGACAATTTCATCATCCCCGCCAGAACTTAGCAACTGGCGGCAAAGGAAAAGTGGGGGTTCCCCCGCCGCAACAAATCCCTCTGACGAGGCAAAGTAGAATCCGAACCATATGAGAAAAGACAGGGCAAGCAGGTAGGCTATTCCTGACAGATGTTTCGTTAGCCGTTTTCCCGCAACACAACCCCCGCCAGATAGAGCGAACCACAGATCAGGATACGGGCGTTCGGGTCGGTCTGGATGATGTCGGCAATGGCGGATTGCACGTTGTCGGCAATATGCGTCTCCATTCCCACCTGTTTTGCCGCTTTGGCGGTTTCGGCGGCAGGCAGGGTTGCTGCCTCGCCGGGGATAGAGACAGCATGCAGGGATTTGGCATGTTGCGCCAGCGGGCGCAGGTATCCGGTAATGTCCTTGGTGTTCAGCATGCCGCAGATCAGGTGCAGCGGGCGGGTTGGCAGGCGTGTCAGGGCCTCGGACAATGCGTGTCCGGCGGCGGGGTTGTGGCCGCCATCCAGCCAGAGTTCCGCCGTGCCCGCAGCCTCTACCAGCGGGCCGTTTTTCAGGCGTTGCAGGCGGGCGGGCCATGTGGCGTTTGTCATGGCGGCCTCGCATGCTGTTTCGCCAAAACCCAGCCGGCGCAGGGCGGCGATGGCGACGCCGGCATTCTGGATCTGGTGCGCGCCGATCAGCGCGGGCAGGGGCAGGTCCAGCAGGCCGGTTTCATCCTGATAGATCAAGCGATGGCGTTCTTCCCAGACGTGCCAGTGCTGGCCATGCACCATCAGCGGCGCGCCAAGGCGGTTGGCGGTGGCCTCGATCACCTCTAATGCCTCGTCCGGTTGCGGGCCGACGATGCAGGGCACACCGCGTTTGATGATACCCGCCTTTTCGCCCGCGATTTCCGTCAGGGTTTCGCCCAGAAACTGGGTGTGGTCGATGGAGACCGGCGTGATCACCGTCAGCGCGGGTTTGTCCACCACGTTGGTTGCGTCCATCTTGCCGCCAAGGCCGACCTCGAGCAGGGTGAAATCAGCAGGTGTTTCTGCAAAAGCCAGGAGAGCGGCGGCGGTAGTGATTTCAAAATAGGTGATCGTATCGCCGTTGTTGGCAGTATAGCAGCGATCCAGAAGATCGGTCAGTGCGGGTTCGGATATATGTTCGCCCGCCAGCGTAATGCGTTCGTGAAACCGCGCCAGATGCGGCGAGATATAGGCGTGAACCGATTTCCCCGCGCCTTCCAGACCGGCGCGGATCATCGCCTGTGTTGACCCTTTGCCATTGGTCCCCGCGATATGGATCACGGGGGGCAGTTTGCGTTCGGGATGGCCAAGGGTGGCCAGCAGCGGGTCAATGCGGTCAAAGGTCAGGTCGATGACCTTGGGATGCAGCGTCATCATCCGTTCAAGGATGATGTCCGAGGTCGGCGTGCTCACTTTTCTTCCGCAGGTTGGTCGGGGGTTTCGACGGTTTCCTTGGGGGCGGGCAAATCGCCCATCACCGGTGGCGTCATCCCCATCAGCATCCGCACGATGGTGACCAACTCGTCGCGCATATCCTTGCGGTGGGTCACGCGGTCCAGCATACCGTGATCCAGCAGGTATTCCGACCGCTGGAACCCTTCGGGCAGTTTTTCACCGATGGTTTGTTCAATCACCCGCGCACCGGCAAAGCCGATCAGGGCGTTTGGTTCGGCGATCTGCACATCGCCCAGCATCGCGTAGGACGCGGTAACCCCGCCGGTTGTCGGGTGGGTCAGCACAACGATATAGGGCAGGCCCGCCTCGCGCAGCATTTGCACGGCGACCGTGGTGCGGGGCATTTGCATCAGCGACAGGATACCTTCCTGCATCCGTGCGCCACCGGCGGCCGAGAACAGGATAAAGGGGCGTTTGGTGGCCACGGCCCGTTCGGCAGCGGCGATAATGGCGTTGCCGACATACATCCCCATCGAGCCACCCATAAAACTGAAATCCTGCGCGGCTGCGACAACGGGGGTGCGGCCGATTTCGCCCTCGACCACCAGAATGGCATCCTTTTCGCCGGTGTTCTTTTGCGCGGCCTTGATCCGCTCGGGGTATTTCTTCTGATCCTTGAAGCCCAGCGGGTCCAGCGGCACATCCGGCACCTCGATTTCGGTGAAAATACCGCCATCGAACAGATGTTCAAACCGTTCGCGCGGCGTGATCCGCATATGGTGGCCGCATTCGCTGCAAACCTGCTGGTTTTCCTTTAGTTCGCGGTGAAACAGCATGGTGCCGCACTCGGGGCATTTGGTCCACAGGTTGTCCGGTGTTTCGCGACGCGAAAACAGCGAGTTGATCGTGGGGCGAACGTAGTTGTTGATCCAGTTCATCGGGTCGGCACCTATGCAGTGGTTTTGTTAACTTCCGAGATAAGGCGCGTTTGGGGAAATTGCAATCAGCGGTCAAGCGCAATGCGCAGAATCCGCCAGATAACCAGCAATAAAAGCAGATCCATACCCAGTGCCAAAGGCAACTCGGCTGTATCCGCCTTGTTGAACGGCGTCACATACAGAGCCAGCCCCGTGATCGTATCCTGCACCGACACAAACAGCAGCGCAAAGATGTTGTTGGCGAAATGCAGACCGATCCCGGCCCCCAGACTGCCGGTTCTTTGCACCAGATCCGAAGCAATCAGCGCCATGGCAAAGGTCACCCCGATCACCAGCCATTTGTTGTTGCCCATCGCCGGATCCCAATGCAGTGCGGCAAACAGGGCGGCAGGCAGGACCATCCAGACAAGCGGCGATTTGAACCGTGCGGCCAGTTGCTGTTGCAGATAACCGCGAAAGACCAGCTCCTCGGCGCCGGTCTGGATCAGGATCAGGGGAACGGCATAGGGCAGATAGCCCAGCCATTCCTGCAGCGGCAGGTTGGGTTGCACTGGCTGGAACCACAGCATGACCGCGCTATAGGCCGCCATAACCAGCAGCACCGTGACGCTCGCGGTCAGGAAACCGCGGATGGTCACATCCAGCGGCCCGAACAAGGTGCCCGGCCCGCGCATGTGGCAGGCGGGGGCGGCGATGATCGGGCCCAGCGCCATGCCGATAAAGGTAAACAGCATGATCAGGGTCGGCACCGCGCCTTGCACCGTCAGCACCGCGTTGGCCCAGCGCAAAGACCCCATTGGAAAGGTGGCGATAACGCCCGCCCAGAACACCAGCCCGATAAAGCCGATGTAAACGAACAGGATCAGCAGGATGCCAAGCCCCAGCCGCCAGAGTTGCGGATACAGGCAGGCGGGGGCGATATAGGCGTTGAATTCGGGGCTGCGCATGGGGCGGCAGCATTCAGCAAAGATAGGGGTTGTGCAAGGTGGAAATGTGGTCAAACTGCGTTTCAGGAGGCCCCTTATGCTGGTCAAAGAACTTTTCCCCGTCGCCCAAATCCGCGTGCCGGTCAAACGCGCCAAAACGCTTGATCCGGCCAAGGTGCAGGAAATCGCCGAAAGCATGCTGGAAGAGGGCCAGACCACGCCCATCCGGGTGCGCAAAAGCAAGGATGGTTATGTGCTGATCGAAGGGCTGCACCGTCTGGAGGCGCTAAAGGCGCTGGGCGAGGAAACGGTCGAGGGATATCTGGTAAGGGCGGTGCTGCATTGAGGGGGAGAACGGCAGAACCAAACCTAGTTCGCCTTGGGGATGTCGCTGGCGCAGATTACAGGCGGTTGCACAAGGCTGTAAGAGCGCCCAAACCTTCTGCCTGAATAACTCCATTGTCTTGCTTGCATTCCTGAAATTTCAATGATCCTAGGTGAGTGTTCCCCGATCAATATGCCCAATGTTAAATCTTCTATGGAATAGATCCTTTGGGCACGTTCGTAACTATGGCTATTATTATAGTTATACTCATAGGTAGGTGTCTGAATCAGACATGTTTTTGAAAGATCAGTTTCACGAACAACCGTATAAAGCGGCTTTGAAATAAAGTAATAAGCGGTAACTGGCACAACAAGAATTGCCAAAGACATTGCGATTGCAATAGACCACGCCCACCTTATATTTTGCACAAAAATCAGAATGGCACAGATAACCCCAATAGATGCCACTCCACTTAAGCCGTGGTTATTATATCTGCTCCCAGTTTCAGGAAATGAGGTGGCCACGGCTCCAAAAAACGTCAAAATTATCAGAAACGATATGACAAGATTTGTAATGAAGAGCTGAGTTGAGCGGTGGATCAGCGCCGAGATGTAACAGGCCAAGTTGAGGCCAATAGCCAAATAGAAACCCGTTTCAAGCGGCGCGCTCGCCCATGTACGGCCATTGGTTCCCAACAGAATGTAAATAATGGTCAAAAAAGCAAAGGTAACGGGTAAAAGTGCAACGATAGTTGCAAAAGAAATTGATCTAGGTTTAAGCATTTTACGCCTTTTGGAAAGCTGACCTGTGCCAAAACCTATATTGATCACGAGAAATCACAAGAGAGTTTGGCAAGGGCGTGAATCAGCGCATTGCAAACAAAAGGCCACTATTCTTCAATAGCCACCATTATCTGGCCGAACCTTCCTATTATCCCACCTCATCCCCACTTGAAGCCACCGCCCCCATCCCCTATTCAAATCCTAGGCATTATTCAGGGGTCCATCATGAAAAACATCAAGTTCGACAAATCAAACCTTCCCAGCCGTCATGTTACCGAAGGGCCGGAGCGGGCGCCGCATCGCTCTTACCTTTATGCGATGGGCCTGAGCGAGGAAGAAATCCACCAGCCGCTGGTCGGTGTCGCCACCTGCTGGAACGAGGCCGCGCCCTGTAACATCGCCCTGAGCCGTCAGGCGCAGGTGGTCAAGATGGGCGTGAAAGCCGCCGAAGGCACGCCGCGCGAATTTACCACCATCACCGTCACCGACGGCATCGCCATGGGCCACGAGGGGATGCGTTCCTCTCTTGCCAGCCGCGAGGCGATTGCGGATTCGGTTGAACTGACCATGCGCGGCCATTGCTATGACGCGCTGGTGGGTCTGGCCGGTTGTGACAAATCCCTGCCCGGCATGATGATGGCGATGGTGCGTCTGAATGTGCCCAGCGTATTCATTTACGGCGGGTCGATCCTGCCCGGTCGTCTGGATGGCCGCGACGTGACCGTTCAGGATGTGTTCGAGGCCGTGGGCCAGCATCAGGCGGGCAACATGACCGACGCCGAGCTGGAAATGTTGGAATCGGTTGCCTGCCCCTCGGCCGGTGCCTGCGGTGGCCAGTTCACCGCCAACACCATGGCTTGCGTGAGCGAGGCGATCGGCCTTGCCCTGCCCAATTCTGCTGGCGCCCCCGCCCCTTACGAGAGCCGCGACCAGTATGCCGAGGCATCAGGC is a window encoding:
- the zapE gene encoding cell division protein ZapE, which translates into the protein MSETLQQIYARLVAEGKLTADPAQQAVLPVLQDIRDHLEAAKTRKRGILGGLFHKPEEVPQGLYMWGGVGRGKSMLMDLFVDNLAITEKRRVHFHAFMQEIHEGMNAARKSGVDDAIAPVAEGIAQQVRLLAFDEMQISDIADAMIVSRLFEALFDAGVVVVTTSNRPPDDLYRDGLNRQLFLPFIELIKQQMVVHELASPTDYRQDRLGGVRSYFVLHGPKARSALDTVWKELTGGPKGEPLTLRVKGRDVVLPRFHNGVARATFFDLCGAPLGAVDYLAICEVTRVLLLDDIPLLSRSNFNEAKRFVTLIDTLYEAHVRLICTAAALPEMLYVEGDGAFEFERTASRLREMMGAEWAEG
- a CDS encoding bifunctional folylpolyglutamate synthase/dihydrofolate synthase gives rise to the protein MSTPTSDIILERMMTLHPKVIDLTFDRIDPLLATLGHPERKLPPVIHIAGTNGKGSTQAMIRAGLEGAGKSVHAYISPHLARFHERITLAGEHISEPALTDLLDRCYTANNGDTITYFEITTAAALLAFAETPADFTLLEVGLGGKMDATNVVDKPALTVITPVSIDHTQFLGETLTEIAGEKAGIIKRGVPCIVGPQPDEALEVIEATANRLGAPLMVHGQHWHVWEERHRLIYQDETGLLDLPLPALIGAHQIQNAGVAIAALRRLGFGETACEAAMTNATWPARLQRLKNGPLVEAAGTAELWLDGGHNPAAGHALSEALTRLPTRPLHLICGMLNTKDITGYLRPLAQHAKSLHAVSIPGEAATLPAAETAKAAKQVGMETHIADNVQSAIADIIQTDPNARILICGSLYLAGVVLRENG
- the accD gene encoding acetyl-CoA carboxylase, carboxyltransferase subunit beta, with protein sequence MNWINNYVRPTINSLFSRRETPDNLWTKCPECGTMLFHRELKENQQVCSECGHHMRITPRERFEHLFDGGIFTEIEVPDVPLDPLGFKDQKKYPERIKAAQKNTGEKDAILVVEGEIGRTPVVAAAQDFSFMGGSMGMYVGNAIIAAAERAVATKRPFILFSAAGGARMQEGILSLMQMPRTTVAVQMLREAGLPYIVVLTHPTTGGVTASYAMLGDVQIAEPNALIGFAGARVIEQTIGEKLPEGFQRSEYLLDHGMLDRVTHRKDMRDELVTIVRMLMGMTPPVMGDLPAPKETVETPDQPAEEK
- a CDS encoding CPBP family intramembrane glutamic endopeptidase — protein: MRSPEFNAYIAPACLYPQLWRLGLGILLILFVYIGFIGLVFWAGVIATFPMGSLRWANAVLTVQGAVPTLIMLFTFIGMALGPIIAAPACHMRGPGTLFGPLDVTIRGFLTASVTVLLVMAAYSAVMLWFQPVQPNLPLQEWLGYLPYAVPLILIQTGAEELVFRGYLQQQLAARFKSPLVWMVLPAALFAALHWDPAMGNNKWLVIGVTFAMALIASDLVQRTGSLGAGIGLHFANNIFALLFVSVQDTITGLALYVTPFNKADTAELPLALGMDLLLLLVIWRILRIALDR
- a CDS encoding ParB N-terminal domain-containing protein, whose protein sequence is MLVKELFPVAQIRVPVKRAKTLDPAKVQEIAESMLEEGQTTPIRVRKSKDGYVLIEGLHRLEALKALGEETVEGYLVRAVLH